One Capsicum annuum cultivar UCD-10X-F1 chromosome 2, UCD10Xv1.1, whole genome shotgun sequence genomic window carries:
- the LOC107858714 gene encoding uncharacterized protein LOC107858714: MAKVSRIHRLHLPTITYATVADDDDDDEEEYPHAFAFDFDSLSPPNHTLIINSANFNFSPNSDPDSDDSGLLADPDSFVVDDDQLNFVTDLFVTRDGNVTEDAEENSRVFLEDVYGDFGSDFDGVFLPEDWGDGVRVVGNGSEFDSQEVELNDRDLGVNVSSDISSTSEGGGNSNSNLNSDSIDGGDEPVRNLEWEVLLAVNNIERSLEFDGNDDGIAHVYDTDHEALFGQFLESEGAMKGSPPAAKSVVENLPLVVLKDEENKTACAVCKDEILVVEKVTELPCSHYYHWECIVPWLNIRNTCPVCRHELPTDDTDYERRKIGRRTGAGAQHISDFQALPLVFTSGTMYVCTISGLYDGLNCCNCTIRHATK, translated from the exons ATGGCGAAAGTTTCTAGAATCCACCGTTTACACCTCCCGACAATCACTTATGCCACCGTcgccgatgatgatgatgatgatgaagaagagtACCCACATGCTTTTGCTTTCGATTTCGACTCCCTTTCTCCTCCTAATCATACCCTTATCATCAATTCGGCTAATTTCAACTTTAGCCCTAATTCTGATCCGGATTCGGATGATTCGGGTTTGCTTGCAGATCCGGATTCGTTTGTCGTTGATGATGATCAATTGAATTTCGTTACGGATCTTTTCGTGACCCGTGATGGGAATGTTACTGAAGATGCGGAGGAGAACTCTAGGGTTTTTCTAGAGGATGTGTATGGTGATTTTGGATCTGATTTTGATGGGGTTTTTCTGCCAGAAGATTGGGGTGATGGGGTTAGGGTTGTGGGTAATGGGTCGGAGTTCGATTCGCAAGAAGTGGAGCTGAATGATAGGGATTTGggtgttaatg TTTCTTCTGATATTTCTTCCACTTCTGAAGGAGGAGGGAACTCGAATTCGAATTTGAATTCGGATTCAATTGATGGGGGAGATGAGCCGGTGAGGAATTTAGAGTGGGAAGTTCTGTTGGCCGTTAATAATATTGAAAGAAGTCTCGAATTTGATGGAAATGATGATGGGATTGCTCATGTATACGATACTGATCACGAAGCTTTGTTTGGGCAATTTCTGGAAAGTGAAGGGGCTATGAAGGGTAGTCCACCAGCAGCTAAATCTGTCGTTGAAAATCTTCCGTTGGTGGTATTGAAGGACGAAGAAAATAAGACGGCGTGTGCTGTTTGTAAAGATGAGATTTTGGTTGTGGAGAAGGTGACTGAGCTTCCTTGTTCCCATTATTACCATTGGGAATGTATTGTACCGTGGTTAAACATACGTAATACATGCCCTGTTTGTCGCCATGAGTTACCCACGGATGATACTGATTATGAGAGGAGGAAAATTGGAAGGCGTACTGGTGCTGGAGCTCAACACATTAGTGACTTTCAG GCTCTTCCTTTAGTTTTTACTTCGGGTACAATGTATGTATGTACGATTTCCGGTTTGTATGACGGTCTGAATTGCTGTAATTGTACCATTAGACATGCGACAAAGTAA